In Candidatus Moanabacter tarae, the genomic stretch GGCGGAGGTGAGGGAGTACGGGTTTTATACTCTATTTTGAGTTTGATCGTCGTAGGGTTGGCTCTGACTTTAGGACCGGTAGTTTACAATACCGTCGAGAGAATCCAGATGGTTCTGGTTGGCACGGTCATGGTGTTTCTCTTTGTGCTCTTTTTCCTCCTGGTTGATCTTGTTCATGTGGGAGATATGCTGAGAGGGATAGCCAGCATCGGTACCATTCCGGAAGGAATCAATACGCAACTATTGCTAGGTGCGGTTGCGTTTGCCGGGGCTGGAGGGACGATGAACTTGGCGCAGAGTGATTTTTTGAGAGATAAGGGCTATGCCATGGGTGCCTACATTGGGCGTTTAACGAGTCCTTTAACCGGAAAGAAGGAAGTTGTTTCCGATATTGGCTATCATTTTGAACCTACTGAGGAGAATATCAACCGTTGGCGGGCCTGGTGGAAAGCAGCCAACGCAGAACATTTGATCACCTTCTTTCTCCTTTCCGTGCTTTCTCTTATGTTTCTCTCCCTTATTGCCTATGCAACCACTAGTGGGGAGCCTGGTTTGGAGCAGGGAATGGGGTTTATTGCTGTTCAAGGAGATTACATTGGTGCGCGATATGGGGGATTCTTTCGACATTTCTTTCACTGGATGGGGATCGCTATTCTACTTACCACGGAACTGGGTATTCTCGATGCCGGAGCCCGGATTTCCTCGGACATTATTAAGGTTAACTGGTTGCGAAATAATGAAAAATGGACAGACGAACGGCTTTATTTTATTCTTCTTTGGGGTCAGATTGGATTAGGCTGTCTGATCATGATCCTAGGGTTGGTGATTGAGGGATTTAATCAACCGCTTGTCCTTCTCGTTCTGAGTGCATCTCTAAATGGGGGAGTAATGTTGGTCTATTCGATCCTTCTTTTTTGGATGAATAACCGTGTTCTTCGTGGGCCGGTTGGAATGGGATTAATGCGTAAAATCGCGATTCTTTGGGCGTGCGGGTTCTTTGGCTTCTTTACCATTATGACGTTGATGGATCAACTGCCGAAATTGTGGAGGTAACAGTAATTGAGGAGGGAAAGGACAACTGGGAGGTAGGATAGGAGAGAGACAGGGTATTCGAATACAATATGAATTGTGATTGCCTCGATCAGCCAAGCCACACCTCACGGCTGGTTATGGAAGAATGGCTAATAGCCTCAGTGATTTGGATTACTTGTCTTCCGTGGGCGCCAGTTATTGGGGGTTCAGTTCCATTTTGTACAGCGGACAGAAAGCCTTCAATTTCTCTTTTCAAGGAGTCTTGAGTGGTATCTAGCTCAACAGCAGAATACTTCTCTTCGCGTCCGATCCAAACTCCGCTTTCTCCATCCTTTCCGTAGGGCATCCTAAATTTAATTTGACCTTTGGTGCAGGTGATATCGCCGCCAAATACAGTTACTCCTGTACTGTAAGCTTGTCGGCTGATGGTCGCGATTAAACCATTCTTCCAGCGTAAGAGTGCCATACTCGTATCATCCGCGTTGACTTGAGGAAAGGCCAAATTGCCCTCTGTTCCTGATACGCTAGTTACTTCAGGGCCAAAAAACCACAGTAGGCGGTCGATCATATGAGTGCCGTCCATGAGGGCCATGCCGCCTCCGGTCTCTTTACTCAACATCCACCTCGGACGTGATGCCAGGTTAAAGGGTTTATGCCAGTAGTCGATAGCCATGGTAGGCTTCCCGAGTTCACCCGAATCTAGGATTTCCTTCACTTTCCTAATATGAGGAAGAAAGCGCTGGGTGTGGGCGGGCATAACTGTTACCTTGTGATCCACAGCGGTCTTTAGGATTTCGTCACATTCACTTACAGTGCAAGCGAGCGGTTTTTCGATAAGGATATGCTTTCCGGCACTTGCCGCGACGACTGCACAATCCCGGTGTATCCAGTGGGGAAGACAGATTAAGGCAATATGCACGTCGTCCCTTTGAAGAGCCGTAGAGTAATTCGTGTAACAGGAAACTTCGGGGAAACTCTTAGAAACTTCCTTAAGTCTTTCCTTATTTGTATCAACGAGTGCCTTGAGAGTAGCATGAGGGGATTCCGATACAATCTCTGCATGCCGTGGTCCAATGCGCCCCAGACCGATTACA encodes the following:
- the iolG_5 gene encoding Myo-inositol 2-dehydrogenase, producing the protein MSQQTKLPKSPGVSVIGLGRIGPRHAEIVSESPHATLKALVDTNKERLKEVSKSFPEVSCYTNYSTALQRDDVHIALICLPHWIHRDCAVVAASAGKHILIEKPLACTVSECDEILKTAVDHKVTVMPAHTQRFLPHIRKVKEILDSGELGKPTMAIDYWHKPFNLASRPRWMLSKETGGGMALMDGTHMIDRLLWFFGPEVTSVSGTEGNLAFPQVNADDTSMALLRWKNGLIATISRQAYSTGVTVFGGDITCTKGQIKFRMPYGKDGESGVWIGREEKYSAVELDTTQDSLKREIEGFLSAVQNGTEPPITGAHGRQVIQITEAISHSSITSREVWLG